The following coding sequences are from one Pocillopora verrucosa isolate sample1 chromosome 5, ASM3666991v2, whole genome shotgun sequence window:
- the LOC136280773 gene encoding uncharacterized protein codes for MKRGFGKALDIIMPPKRDFRSKKSLNVVTFKGGKAKRKSKFSVPVRYAAQQLTDTTSVVAGSSLNTCGGFSPDQEDLPHIDDYHGLRTNQRSKSKKVRLKRKLKAYHERKATLALSWFNAREQLVSALLTRQALPLGQMCVIPFCEEEACGRCLHCSPGQFLCADHINLVHAGGRSLHHPEVWKDGRFVPYQFGECVWTTPHNMNHGYVRDIIAVGLHGQQNPIKIKCCEHEPEAITLVRNGFWPFTPKQPQVAFDFEFMALLQYTFLECRVSLRSICQALQWLVPPASKVYIKDIYRLLVGDCFCEFRYMSSMLSNLKHFNPSYENDHECPACPKEKGS; via the exons ATGAAACGCGGCTTTGGAAAAGCTTTGGATATCATTATGCCTCCTAAACGCGATTTTAGgtcgaaaaaaagtttgaatgtaGTTACTTTTAAAGGAGGAAAAGCTAAAAGAAAGTCGAAGTTTAGTGTTCCAGTTCGATATGCCGCCCAGCAATTAACTGATACAACGTCTGTAGTCGCCGGATCTTCTCTAAACACGTGCGGCGGTTTTTCTCCAGACCAAGAAGACCTTCCCCATATTGACGACTATCATGGTTTGAGAACCAACCAAAgatctaaaagtaaaaaagtgcGACTGAAGCGCAAGTTAAAAGCTTACCATGAGAGGAAAGCCACGCTGGCTTTGTCTTGGTTCAATGCGAGAGAGCAGCTCGTCTCAGCGCTGTTGACCAGACAGGCTTTGCCTTTGGGGCAGATGTGTGTCATTCCTTTTTGCGAAGAAGAGGCGTGCGGCAGATGCCTTCACTGCAGTCCAGGGCAATTCCTATGCGCAGATCACATCAATTTAGTTCACGCAGGCGGTAGATCACTTCACCACCCGGAAGTTTGGAAA GATGGAAGATTTGTGCCATATCAGTTTGGTGAGTGTGTATGGACCACACCTCACAACATGAATCATGGATATGTGCGTGACATTATAGCTGTCGGTTTGCATG GGCAGCAGAATCCCATCAAAATCAAATGTTGCGAGCATGAACCAGAAGCCATAACGCTGGTCAGGAATGGTTTCTGGCCATTTACTCCAAAACAGCCCCAGGTAGCCTTTGACTTTGAATTTATGGCCTTGCTCCAATACACTTTCTTAGAATGTAGAGTGTCTTTAAGGTCAATATGTCAGGCACTGCAGTGGCTGGTCCCACCTGCTTCAAAGGTTTAC attAAGGACATCTACCGGCTCCTTGTCGGAGATTGTTTCTGCGAGTTCCGATATATGTCTAGCATGTTGAGTAACCTGAAGCATTTCAATCCTTCTTATGAGAATGATCATGAATGTCCTGCATGTCCTAAG GAGAAGGGAAGTTAA
- the LOC131798753 gene encoding uncharacterized protein, whose amino-acid sequence MEKSTANKAASTGRPSSSPDDYPDKMRQFFCVSSMYIAYLRDLQDKRLEDLLLSMHVKCSERWFLLQLMKKYADGQAIAKRLCTQITKATGAIKQLVKEYARQNIDTVGCKYPSTIAVEDALSIDSPLWRVLNDDIQPQSAVPCCLKRQLIDLFHTRKRCLEEIANTRRRNGSDVQSFRGKVEGIGHLVKGTGGTERYGASSRVTLHCPH is encoded by the exons ATGGAGAAATCTACGGCTAACAAAGCGGCCAGTACAGGAAGACCCA GTTCATCACCAGATGATTACCCGGACAAAATGAGGCAGTTTTTCTGTGTAAG TAGCATGTATATTGCATACCTCCGCGATTTGCAAGACAAGCGTCTAGAAGACTTGCTATTATCCATGCATGTCAAGTGCTCAGAAAGGTGGTTTCTCTTACAACTGATGAAGAAATATGCAG ATGGACAAGCCATTGCAAAACGGCTTTGTACGCAAATTACAAAGGCAACGGGAGCTATTAAACAGCTGGTCAAGGAGTACGCAAGACAAAACATTGACACGGTGGGTTGTAAATACCCCTCCACAATTGCAGTTGAAGACGCGCTAAGCATCGACAGTCCACTGTGGCGTGTACTAAACGATGACATCCAACCTCAGTCTGCTGTTCCCTGTTGTTTAAAAAGGCAACTCATTGATCTGTTTCACACACGCAAAAGATGTTTAGAGGAAATAGCCAACACCAGAAGAAGAAATGGCTCGGATGTTCAGTCATTTCGAGGGAAAGTTGAAGGTATTGGACACTTGGTCAAAGGAACTGGTGGCACAGAAAGATACGGAGCGAGCTCGCGCGTTACTCTCCATTGCCCGCACTAA